One Oryza glaberrima chromosome 11, OglaRS2, whole genome shotgun sequence genomic region harbors:
- the LOC127755451 gene encoding uncharacterized protein LOC127755451, which translates to MAKTTARSPRCSAARRPTSSPRRAGRSAEAYVEPAPGGEVRGENGEEAYVEPALGGEVRGEDGEEVHVESAPGGEVRGEDGEEVHVESAPGGEVRREDGEEVHVEPAPGGEVRREHGEEVHVEHVVVLDHEPVEVTAGLVLGAPVPAAVRAAVLEARALKNIEGAKAAKEARKLWERGNLNGSNNGCNSNSPSPSEKRRFAGPKEKIFQKFDVEASYLTGNEDSDSKYRRLVDLFNQMISLMEAVEHGLSLKDSKDLEREMKSTIHEIRKVRQTIRVMGGKAPNTPPEFLFRDVLE; encoded by the exons ATGGCCAAAACGACTGCGCGCTCACCGCGGTGttccgcggcgaggaggcctaCGTCGAGCCCGCGCCGGGCGGGGAGGTCCGCGGAGGCCTACGTCGAGCCCGCGCCGGGCGGGGAGGTCCGCGGCGAGAACGGCGAGGAGGCCTACGTCGAGCCCGCGCTGGGCGGGGAGGtccgcggcgaggacggcgaggaggtccaCGTCGAGTCCGCGCCGGGCGGGGAGGtccgcggcgaggacggcgaggaggtccaCGTCGAGTCCGCGCCGGGCGGGGAGGTCCGCcgcgaggacggcgaggaggtccaCGTCGAGCCCGCGCCGGGCGGGGAGGTCCGCCGCGAGCACGGCGAGGAGGTCCACGTCGAGCACGTCGTTGTACTGGACCACGAGCCGGTGGAGGTTACTGCGGGCTTGGTTCTCGGTGCTCCCGTTCCGGCGGCTGTACGCGCGGCCGTGTTAGAGGCTCGCGCTCTCAAGAACATAGAGGGTGCCAAAGCG GCTAAAGAAGCAAGAAAACTTTGGGAGCGCGGGAACTTAAATGGTAGCAACAATGGTTGCAATTCCAATTCACCCTCGCCTTCTGAGAAAAGAAGGTTTGCTGGCCctaaagaaaag aTTTTTCAGAAATTTGATGTAGAGGCCTCCTACCTTACTGGGAATGAAGACAGTGATAGCAAGTACAGACGTTTGGTTGATTTATTCAACCAAATGATCTCTCTTATGGAAGCCGTTGAACATGGTCTGTCACTTAAAGATTCTAAGGACCTCGAACGTGAAATGAAATCAACTATTCACGAGATAAGAAAGGTCCGTCAGACTATAAGAGTGATGGGTGGCAAAGCCCCAAATACCCCACCAGAGTTTCTATTCAGAGATGTCTTAGAGTAA